One window from the genome of Xenorhabdus bovienii SS-2004 encodes:
- the cheA gene encoding chemotaxis protein CheA, with translation MEQHLLLLDADEPDHEQLNAIFRSAHSIKGGAATFGFAKLQQTTHVLENLLDSARRDEIRLTTDIINLFLEAKDIMQQQLDAYKSSQEPDEDTFNYICETLRQLALELQDDKQDKSADAAAPAIQSEPALKETVLEAEEEQTIVINQPEEKNLPAGKADQGRIRVHLSGLKEREVSLMKDELGHLGDVYDVEQTADSLEASLITSATEDDITAVMCFVIEPEQITFLPVADSHPAEETEADTQSEKKPAAEGVAIESRVAASTISTDKPQPADVPQKSEGHGVGRPASRPVAGSPRQRAESSSIRVAVEKVDQLINLVGELVITQSMLAQHCDGLEQTKHSELLSCMAQLQRNSRDLQESVMSIRMMPMEYVFSRYPRLVRDLAGKLNKKVELTLIGSSTELDKSLIERIIDPLTHLVRNSLDHGIENPEKRIAAGKSETGNLTLSAEHQGGNICIEVIDDGAGLNREKILAKARSQGLNISENMSNEEVAMLIFAPGFSTAEVVTDVSGRGVGMDVVKRNIQDMGGQIQISFQEGKGTIIRILLPLTLAILDGMSVKVNSEVFILPLSAVVSSLQPQEEDIYPLAGDEKLLQVRGEYLPLLELYRIFDISSGETSPTKGIAVIVQSAGRRYALLVDKLVGQHQVVVKNIESNYRKVPGISAATIMGDGSVALIIDIPALQKLNHEQLATRKAELVNKKITQ, from the coding sequence ATGGAGCAGCATTTATTGCTGCTCGATGCCGATGAACCTGATCATGAACAACTAAATGCAATTTTTCGCAGCGCCCACTCCATCAAGGGAGGCGCTGCAACTTTTGGTTTTGCCAAGCTGCAACAAACCACGCATGTTTTGGAGAATCTGCTAGACAGTGCCAGACGTGACGAAATACGCCTGACTACTGACATTATCAACCTGTTTTTAGAAGCGAAAGATATTATGCAGCAACAATTGGATGCCTATAAAAGTTCTCAGGAGCCGGATGAAGATACATTCAATTATATCTGCGAGACATTGCGTCAGCTTGCCTTAGAGCTACAGGACGATAAGCAGGATAAGAGTGCTGACGCTGCCGCCCCGGCAATTCAGTCTGAACCTGCATTGAAAGAGACTGTACTGGAAGCTGAAGAAGAACAGACAATCGTGATCAATCAGCCAGAAGAAAAAAATCTTCCGGCAGGCAAAGCTGATCAAGGGAGAATCCGCGTTCATCTATCCGGGCTAAAAGAACGCGAAGTCTCCTTGATGAAGGATGAATTGGGGCATCTTGGTGATGTTTATGATGTTGAACAGACCGCAGACAGCCTTGAAGCTTCATTGATCACATCTGCAACAGAGGATGACATCACCGCTGTAATGTGTTTTGTGATTGAACCTGAACAGATAACATTTCTGCCTGTTGCGGACTCGCATCCGGCAGAAGAAACTGAAGCAGACACTCAGTCTGAAAAAAAACCAGCGGCAGAAGGTGTGGCAATCGAAAGTCGAGTAGCTGCAAGTACAATAAGTACCGATAAGCCACAGCCTGCTGATGTGCCACAAAAATCAGAAGGACATGGAGTAGGGCGTCCGGCCTCGCGTCCGGTAGCTGGTTCACCACGTCAACGTGCTGAATCTTCCAGTATTCGTGTTGCTGTTGAGAAGGTGGATCAACTCATCAATCTGGTGGGAGAACTGGTCATTACCCAATCTATGCTGGCACAGCATTGTGATGGATTGGAGCAGACAAAACATAGCGAGCTGCTGAGTTGTATGGCTCAATTGCAGCGAAACTCCCGTGATTTGCAAGAATCCGTCATGTCGATCCGTATGATGCCGATGGAGTACGTTTTCAGCCGATATCCACGTTTGGTGCGGGATTTGGCAGGTAAACTGAACAAAAAAGTGGAACTGACGCTGATCGGCAGCTCAACGGAACTCGATAAAAGCTTGATCGAGCGGATTATTGATCCTCTCACGCATCTAGTACGCAACAGCCTCGATCACGGTATTGAAAACCCGGAAAAACGGATTGCAGCCGGAAAATCAGAAACGGGTAACTTGACACTCTCGGCTGAACATCAGGGCGGCAACATCTGCATTGAAGTTATCGATGATGGAGCAGGCCTGAATCGCGAGAAGATCTTGGCAAAAGCGCGGTCTCAAGGCCTGAATATCAGTGAAAACATGAGTAATGAAGAAGTTGCTATGTTGATTTTTGCGCCTGGATTCTCTACCGCAGAAGTGGTAACGGATGTTTCTGGTCGCGGCGTCGGAATGGATGTTGTTAAGCGCAATATTCAGGATATGGGTGGCCAGATTCAGATTAGTTTCCAAGAAGGGAAAGGGACGATCATTCGCATTTTACTGCCGTTAACATTAGCAATACTGGATGGCATGTCCGTCAAAGTCAATAGCGAAGTCTTCATTCTGCCATTGAGTGCTGTGGTCAGTTCATTACAGCCACAGGAAGAAGATATCTATCCTCTGGCGGGTGATGAAAAACTGCTGCAAGTCCGTGGAGAATATTTACCGCTACTGGAATTGTACCGGATATTTGATATTTCGAGCGGAGAAACCTCGCCAACCAAAGGTATTGCCGTCATTGTCCAGAGCGCGGGGCGCCGCTATGCTTTGCTGGTGGATAAACTGGTCGGACAGCATCAGGTGGTCGTTAAAAATATCGAGAGCAATTACCGTAAAGTACCTGGCATTTCGGCTGCCACCATTATGGGAGACGGTAGTGTTGCCCTGATCATTGATATTCCTGCTTTGCAGAAACTCAATCATGAACAGTTGGCTACGCGTAAGGCGGAGCTGGTGAATAAAAAAATAACACAGTGA
- the cheW gene encoding chemotaxis protein CheW, translated as MSAIEEFSKLSGETTGKEYLVFTLGDEEYGIEILKVQEIRGYDQVTRIANTPSFIKGITNLRGVIVPIIDLRIKFSQENVTYNDNTVVIVLNLLNRVVGIVVDGVSDVLSLKDDQICPAPEFAVTLSTEYLTGLGSIDERMLILVDIEKLLNSEEMALVDSVAKS; from the coding sequence ATGTCAGCCATAGAAGAATTCAGTAAATTATCGGGGGAAACAACCGGAAAGGAATATCTGGTTTTCACCTTGGGTGACGAAGAGTATGGAATTGAAATACTGAAAGTGCAGGAAATACGCGGTTACGACCAAGTTACCCGGATTGCAAATACACCTTCTTTTATCAAAGGGATAACCAATCTGCGTGGGGTGATAGTTCCCATTATTGACTTGAGGATCAAATTCTCGCAGGAAAACGTCACTTATAACGACAACACCGTCGTGATTGTCCTGAACCTGCTTAATCGTGTGGTGGGAATTGTGGTCGATGGTGTGTCCGATGTGCTGTCTCTGAAGGACGATCAAATTTGTCCAGCGCCGGAGTTTGCGGTTACCTTGTCAACTGAATATCTGACAGGGTTAGGTTCCATTGATGAACGAATGCTGATTCTGGTAGATATCGAAAAACTCCTGAACAGTGAAGAAATGGCATTGGTGGATTCTGTCGCTAAGAGCTGA